Proteins encoded within one genomic window of Brienomyrus brachyistius isolate T26 chromosome 22, BBRACH_0.4, whole genome shotgun sequence:
- the si:ch73-141c7.1 gene encoding coenzyme Q-binding protein COQ10 homolog, mitochondrial → MVGLFHYPVNRQMAIRPASLLLPSLLTAAERQSYKVLKGNPNKSSIRHLASCGIPAVRQTGPHPAFPDAPPSVPARGFISLAAPLVARKVEYAESRALRYTPEQMYDVVACVDQYQQFVPWCKKSRVMTVCDGRMRAQLEIGFPPVVERYTSEVTLVPNHLIRAVCKDTSLFHHLETVWSFRPGTPKQPCPCRVDFYVSFEFKSLLHCQLSMVFFNEVVKQMICAFESQAFKLYGRHGPIQEVPVRSLCCENTAVPEMSPSS, encoded by the exons ATGGTCGGATTGTTTCATTACCCTGTAAACAGACAAATGGCGATCCGGCCGGCGTCTCTTTTATTGCCATCGCTTCTTACGGCAGCAGAGAGGCAATCTTATAAAGTTTTAAAGGGGAATCCAAATAAAAGTAGTATAAG ACACTTGGCGTCCTGTGGCATCCCGGCCGTCCGACAGACCGGCCCCCACCCCGCCTTCCCGGACGCCCCCCCCAGCGTGCCCGCTCGTGGCTTTATCAGCCTCGCTGCCCCTCTTGTCGCGCGCAAGGTGGAGTATGCAGAGAGCCGCGCGCTCAG ATACACTCCCGAGCAGATGTATGATGTGGTGGCCTGTGTGGACCAATACCAGCAATTCGTTCCATGGTGCAAAAAATCGAGGGTCATGACGGTGTGCGACGGCCGTATGCGGGCACAGCTGGAAATTGGCTTCCCCCCCGTGGTGGAGCGGTACACCTCCGAAGTCACGCTGGTGCCCAACCACCTGATCAGG GCGGTGTGCAAGGACACCTCCCTCTTCCACCACCTTGAGACGGTGTGGAGCTTCAGGCCCGGGACCCCAAAGCAGCCTTGTCCATGCAGGGTGGATTTTTAC gtgtCCTTTGAGTTCAAGTCCTTGCTGCACTGTCAGCTGTCGATGGTGTTCTTCAACGAGGTGGTGAAGCAGATGATCTGCGCTTTCGAGAGCCAGGCCTTCAAGTTATACGGGCGCCACGGCCCAATCCAGGAAGTGCCAGTAAGAAGCCTGTGCTGTGAAAACACTGCCGTCCCCGAAATGTCTCCGTCCTCCTAA